From one Rhopalosiphum padi isolate XX-2018 chromosome 2, ASM2088224v1, whole genome shotgun sequence genomic stretch:
- the LOC132920976 gene encoding uncharacterized protein LOC132920976, with product MTINTFEFSKGIIIVIVYNMIILTSIKCNDNLTVPDYDTKLIVNGNTSYFDYHFRSAQNPGQLKISPIGYFSSIYNCPYTVLPEVGLGCGGYTEYILKLNELSKFLYILD from the exons ATGACGATTAATACGTTTGAATTTTCCAAAGGCATTATAATTGtcatagtgtataatatgataattttaacttcaataaaATGCAATGATAACTTAACCGTTCCGGATTATG acACGAAACTCATAGTAAACGGTAACACATCGTATTTTGATTATCATTTTCGAAGTGCTCAAAACC cgGGTCAACTGAAAATAAGCCCAATAGGTTATTTCTCTTCAATTTATA attgtCCATACACAG tattgcCAGAAGTAGGTTTAGGATGTGGTGGttatacagaatatattttaaaattgaacgaattaagtaagtttttatatattttagattag
- the LOC132923104 gene encoding maternal protein tudor-like: MEGKCWDAYISYFYSFKNFYIQNKNDQQVIQKITTSLQLLENEDSILISALPGDLVAAKYENDGLWYRAKILNIEENNFTVNFIDYGNSELSSNLKILPNEIACYQAMAHHCMLDDIDHEEYILSIENDVYDIIFNFLGSIEVIVTFLNNKETYLVNMKWDNRCIKTFVNNIISYGITPKTYETLKEIDQSGAKMVVTLIYAQSINEFYVETEDSKEIQNKIEYILENETVWEPLTEYKIGKMAIAKSITDHRWYRVRLLMIHEGGECTCYFIDYGVQDKCSEFYEAVGYLKLAPPFIKLCSLHIPTIKKEKKLFESLSKSFIDEMEQYKNKKMTIIVVKTGEPCVVELFVDDFNVIKLIEPIPVIVFNVIHMNILTVQVNSPSRRAVMNELSKIKTLNPVEKPKYCNIYGALVNNHWYRAELKNKFKGSMDVILVDMGSSIINVEKLFQLPKHIENVKYLTLRCSLGLDERYFSLNKLKLLCNSKTEFMMILFKNNNADGHLIHLFLNDEDVTTIIKKH; the protein is encoded by the coding sequence ATGGAAGGTAAATGTTGGGATgcctatatttcatatttttattcatttaagaacttttatatacaaaacaaaaatgatcaacaggttattcaaaaaataacaacaagtcTTCAACTTCTTGAAAATGAAGATTCAATATTGATTTCCGCATTGCCCGGAGATCTAGTTGCTGCTAAATATGAAAATGATGGTCTTTGGTACAGagctaaaattttaaatattgaggaaaataatttcactgttaattttattgattatggAAATTCTGAGTTATCATCAAATCTTAAAATACTTCCTAACGAAATAGCTTGTTACCAAGCAATGGCACATCATTGCATGCTTGATGATATAGACCACGAAGAATATATACTTTCAATTGAAAAtgatgtatatgatataatttttaactttttaggaTCTATTGAAGTAAttgtaacttttttaaataacaaagaaACCTATTTGGTGAATATGAAGTGGGATAATAGATGTATAAAGACAtttgtaaataacattatttcttACGGAATTACTCCAAAGACATATGAAACCTTGAAGGAAATCGATCAGTCTGGTGCAAAGATGGTTGTGACTCTTATTTATGCTCAGTCAATAAATGAATTCTATGTAGAAACTGAAGATAGcaaagaaatacaaaataaaattgagtatATACTTGAAAATGAAACGGTTTGGGAACCGTTGACTGAatataaaattggtaaaatGGCGATTGCAAAAAGTATAACTGACCATAGATGGTATAGAGTAAGACTTTTAATGATACATGAAGGAGGTGAATGTACTTGTTATTTCATAGATTATGGAGTACAAGACAAATGTTCAGAATTTTATGAAGCAGTTGGTTATTTAAAATTGGCTCCTCCATTTATTAAACTATGTTCATTACACATTCcaactataaaaaaagaaaaaaaactgtttgaGAGTTTATCAAAAAGTTTTATAGATGAAAtggaacaatataaaaataaaaagatgacTATAATTGTAGTAAAAACTGGCGAACCATGTGTAGTTGAACTCTTTGTTGATGATTTTAATGTGATCAAACTAATCGAACCTATTCCAGTGattgtatttaatgttattcatatgaatatattaacagTTCAAGTAAATTCTCCTAGTAGACGTGCTGTAATGAAtgaattaagtaaaattaaaactttaaaccctgttgaaaaaccaaaatattgtaACATATATGGAGCTTTGGTTAACAATCACTGGTATCGtgcagaattaaaaaataagtttaaaggTTCAATGGATGTAATATTGGTAGATATGGGAagtagtattataaatgtagaaaaattatTCCAACTTCCTAAGCACATAGAAAATGTTAAGTACTTAACATTACGTTGTTCACTTGGTTTGGATGAGAGATATTTCAGTTTAAATAAACTGAAACTTTTATGCAATAGTAAAACAGAATTTATGATgatactatttaaaaacaataatgctgATGGCCatcttatacatttatttttgaatgatgAAGATGTCACAACCATCATAaagaaacattaa